In Tubulanus polymorphus chromosome 2, tnTubPoly1.2, whole genome shotgun sequence, a single window of DNA contains:
- the LOC141898456 gene encoding protein O-linked-mannose beta-1,2-N-acetylglucosaminyltransferase 1-like, translating into MIEQFTNRRVIKKICQGGLVAMLLVTVIINIMFIVDTNRKLRNHTSKSDEGKKFDTKQAPRKIRQAFEQPKSLAVEVMSSRHVVSINVDGTTVVEDAERNTNRGVHVLVLNQATGSVMAQRVFDTYSAHEDDAMILFLNMISDGRILIFSIKDEGSFQMKKRARQTLKNMGSERADNLGWRDMWTMVSVKGGKKIGESHSKSPSLSEWGKSTKLKVEVPLKSVEESECDWPNDEISRRRREFCSKIEGYGSVCSCLDPAPLVFNPDPLSNSKISNIPVAVIASNRPQYLYRSLRSLLSANGANPGMVSVFIDGYYEEPLAVTRLFGLKGIQHTPLGVKNARVSQHYKASLTATFNLHPTAKYAIVVEEDLDVSPDFFSYFSQTIPVMEEDNTVFCISAWNDQGYEHSCKDPALLYRVETMPGLGWLLKRSVYKDELEPNWPTPEKLWDWDMWMRTNEVRKGRECIIPDVSRTYHFGSKGLNMNPYFQELYFKKHSFNTLPQVKLKDVESMRKDKYEDVISGLLKEAVVLNHDVSPCDDSFIPDTKDKTYVMFIQMLNPKDYTTWKLLAKCLRLWDLDVRGFHKNLWRFYLKGNPILVVGAPASPYSKYMPKTITPVVLKEIKS; encoded by the exons atgaagGGAAGAAATTCGATACGAAGCAAGCGCCGCGCAAAATCCGTCAAGCGTTCGAGCAACCGAAAAGTCTGGCAGTAGAAGTCATGTCGAGTCGTCATGTCGTCTCCATCAACGTCGACGGCACGACC GTCGTTGAAGACGCCGAACGGAATACAAATCGCGGTGTACACGTCCTTGTACTCAATCAAGCCACT GGTAGTGTGATGGCTCAGCGCGTATTCGATACTTACTCTGCCCACGAAGACGACGCGATGATCTTGTTCTTAAATATGATCTCCGACGGACGCatacttattttttccattAAG GATGAAGGTTCTTTCCAAATGAAGAAACGCGCTCGGCAAACTCTGAAGAACATGGGCAGTGAGAGAGCCGATAATTTAGGATGGCGCGATATGTGGACTATGGTGTCGGTGAAAGGAG GAAAGAAAATTGGAGAAAGTCACAGCAAGTCGCCGAGTTTATCAGAATGGGGAAAATCGACGAAGCTTAAAGTAGAGGTTCCTCTGAAATCTGTTGAAG AGAGCGAGTGCGACTGGCCGAATGATGAAATTAGTCGACGTAGAAGAGAGTTCTGTTCGAAGATTGAAGGCTATGGCAGCGTTTGTAGTTGTTTAGATCCAGCTCCGCTCGTGTTTAACCCCGACCCG CTGTCCAACagcaaaatatcaaacattccAGTCGCAGTTATAGCTAGTAATAGACCTCAGTATCTTTACAG GTCGCTGAGATCTTTATTGTCTGCAAATGGAGCGAATCCGGGTATGGTATCAGTATTTATAGATGGTTATTATGAG GAACCTTTGGCTGTAACTCGATTATTTGGTTTAAAAGGCATCCAGCATACCCCTCTGGGCGTGAAAAATGCCAGGGTCTCGCAGCACTATAAAGCCAGTCTGACGGCAACTTTTAATCTCCACCCA ACAGCAAAGTATGCGATTGTAGTGGAGGAAGATTTAGACGTTTCACCAGATTTTTTTAG TTACTTTAGTCAGACTATTCCGGTAATGGAAGAAGATAACACAGTGTTTTGTATCTCTGCGTGGAATGACCAG GGCTATGAACATTCATGTAAGGATCCGGCATTGCTGTATCGTGTTGAAACAATGCCTGGTCTCGGTTGGCTACTCAAAAGAAGCGTTTACAAGGACGAATTAGAGCCAAACTGGCCAACTCCAGAAAAG CTGTGGGATTGGGATATGTGGATGAGAACGAACGAGGTTCGTAAAGGCAGGGAATGCATTATTCCCGATGTGTCTCGTACATATCACTTCGGATCGAAAGGATTGAATATGAATCCGTATTTTCAAGAACTGTATTTCAAGAAACACTCCTTCAACACATTGCCTCAAGTGAAATTAAAAGATGTCGAGAG TATGAGAAAAGACAAGTATGAAGATGTAATCAGTGGTCTCCTAAAGGAGGCAGTGGTGCTCAATCACGATGTATCTCCCTGTGATGATAGTTTTATTCCCGACACTAAG GATAAAACTTATGTGATGTTTATACAAATGCTGAATCCAAAAGATTATACTACGTGGAAGCTTTTGGCAAAG TGTCTCCGTTTATGGGATCTTGATGTTAGAGGTTTTCATAAA aatttgtgGCGATTTTATTTAAAAGGAAATCCGATCTTAGTTGTCGGAGCGCCAGCATCTCCATATTC aaaatatatgcCGAAGACGATTACTCCTGTTGtattgaaagaaataaaatcatag